Proteins co-encoded in one Lacerta agilis isolate rLacAgi1 chromosome 6, rLacAgi1.pri, whole genome shotgun sequence genomic window:
- the LOC117048738 gene encoding adenosine receptor A3-like, with amino-acid sequence MLEPEKGVYIAFEAVIAMLAILGNVLVIWVVKLNPAFQKTTFYFVISLALADIGVGLVMPVAIVVSLKISLSYYACLFMCCQLMIFTQASILSLLAIAIDRYLRLRLLTRYRMQSSQKKIRGALAAIWLLSLLVGLVPFGWAKPKPEISDVMNCTFTNVIKMEYMIYLSFFAGTLIPLFVMCILYAKIFCLIRTKLQPCSMNVNGQRSFYRQEFRTAKSLALVLFLFAVCWLSLCILNCIEHFSQTEIPLHVTYMGILLTHSNSVMNPIVYTFRIKKFRETCIQILRTCIVHKDPEDGTSPNATSSEHS; translated from the exons ATGCTTGAGCCTGAGAAAGGAGTTTACATTGCCTTCGAGGCTGTGATTGCAATGCTGGCTATCCTTGGCAACGTTCTGGTCATTTGGGTCGTGAAGCTAAACCCAGCCTTTCAGAAGACCACCTTCTACTTTGTTATCTCACTGGCCCTGGCTGATATTGGTGTTGGGCTGGTCATGCCAGTGGCTATCGTGGTCAGCTTAAAAATCAGCCTCTCCTATTATGCCTGTCTTTTCATGTGTTGTCAACTCATGATTTTTACTCAGGCCTCCATCCTGTCTTTGCTCGCCATAGCGATCGACAGATATCTGAGATTACGGCTGCTTACTCG GTATAGGATGCAAAGCAGTCAGAAAAAAATCCGTGGGGCTTTGGCAGCAATCTGGCTCTTGTCGCTGCTGGTGGGATTAGTTCCGTTTGGATgggcaaaaccaaaaccagaaatcTCTGATGTCATGAACTGTACCTTCACAAATGTGATAAAAATGGAATACATGATATACTTGAGCTTCTTTGCCGGAACCCTAATCCCACTGTTTGTCATGTGCATCCTTTATGCAAAGATCTTCTGCCTCATCCGCACAAAGCTGCAGCCCTGTTCAATGAATGTCAACGGGCAAAGGTCATTTTATAGGCAGGAGTTCAGAACAGCCAAGTCATTGGCCCTGGTCCTCTTCTTATTTGCTGTTTGTTGGCTGTCACTGTGCATTCTGAACTGCATCGAGCATTTCAGCCAAACAGAGATCCCACTGCATGTCACATACATGGGCATCCTTCTCACGCATTCCAACTCGGTCATGAATCCTATCGTCTACACGTTCAGGATAAAGAAGTTCCGGGAAACTTGCATCCAGATTTTAAGAACCTGTATCGTGCACAAAGATCCAGAAGATGGTACGTCGCCCAATGCAACTTCATCTGAACACTCATAG
- the LOC117048739 gene encoding adenosine receptor A3-like produces MHPLHIVYIIVEVLIAVTATLGNALVICVVRWIPAYQNTTFYFIVSLALADIAVGVLVAPLAVVLRLEVVLHFYACLFICCILMIFCHASIMSLLAIATDRYLRVKLAIRYKAMVTRRRIWVALSFCWITSLLVGLMPMFGWNLRKSENPIYLKCSYQKVMSMDYVVYFSFFSWILVPLLILCALYSEIFNILQTKLKQNATSTKGTRILYGREFKMIKSLALVLFLFIVCWLPLIIINSVSHFCQTCRVPLPVLDVAILLSHANSSLNPIVYALRIKRFRKMYILILKTHVFCLKQEPDTSKMENTFSDQVIEESI; encoded by the exons ATGCATCCTTTGCACATTGTCTACATCATCGTTGAGGTGCTGATAGCAGTGACTGCCACCTTAGGAAATGCTCTCGTGATCTGCGTGGTGAGATGGATCCCAGCCTACCAGAACACCACTTTTTACTTCATTGTGTCCTTGGCACTGGCTGATATTGCCGTTGGGGTCCTTGTTGCCCCTCTGGCCGTTGTGCTAAGGTTGGAGGTTGTCCTCCACTTCTACGCTTGCCTTTTCATCTGCTGCATCTTGATGATTTTTTGTCACGCTTCCATCATGTCCCTGCTGGCTATTGCAACAGACCGATATCTGAGAGTGAAACTGGCCATACG GTACAAAGCAATGGTCACACGGAGAAGAATCTGGGTGGCTCTGAGTTTCTGCTGGATCACGTCTCTGTTGGTGGGTCTCATGCCCATGTTTGGATGGAACCTAAGGAAGTCTGAAAACCCCATCTACTTGAAGTGTTCTTACCAAAAGGTGATGAGCATGGATTACGTGGTGTACTTCAGCTTTTTCTCCTGGATCCTTGTCCCACTGCTGATCTTGTGTGCGCTCTACTCAGAGATCTTCAACATCCTCCAAACAAAGCTGAAACAAAATGCAACATCCACGAAAGGAACACGGATCCTTTATGGGAGGGAGTTCAAGATGATCAAATCTTTGGCTCTGGTCCTCTTCTTGTTCATTGTGTGCTGGCTGCCTCTGATCATTATCAACTCCGTCTCACATTTCTGCCAAACATGTCGTGTCCCCCTGCCAGTGTTAGATGTGGCCATTCTGCTCTCCCATGCCAATTCTTCCTTAAATCCCATTGTGTATGCCTTGAGGATCAAAAGGTTCCGAAAAATGTATATCCTGATTTTGAAAACCCATGTCTTCTGCCTGAAACAAGAACCAGACACATCTAAAATGGAGAACACGTTCTCGGATCAGGTGATAGAAGAAA gtatctgA
- the WDR77 gene encoding methylosome protein 50 → MEGAKAAPAKAAPAQPADGEAGSEWSIPPNAPACMERHLDGAHYRADGSLLLGASSLSGRCWVGSIWVFKDPLKAPNEGFCSAGVQTEAGIADLKWVADKGILVASDSGAVELWELDENETLIVNKFCKYEHDDIVTTVSVLANNTQAVSGSKDFSVKIWDIPQQTVLNTYRAHSSPVTCVASCPGKDTVFLSCAEDGRILLWDTRSPKPATRIACSAFSNLPTSLVWHPHRTDTFVLGDESGTVVLVDTKNTDSALSSPVHSRSVTGFAFSAHSSPLLASISEDCSVVVLDSSFSEVFRNRSHRDFVKGLSWAPLNKVSLTTVGWDHQVLHHTVPTQNNHPPGKNNITA, encoded by the exons ATGGAGGGAGCGAAGGCGGCTCCGGCTAAGGCGGCTCCGGCTCAGCCGGCCGACGGAGAAGCCGGGTCTGAGTGGAGCATCCCGCCCAACGCGCCCGCCTGCATGGAGCGGCACCTGGACGGGGCCCACTACCGGGCAG ATGGTTCTTTGCTCCTGGGAGCTTCCAGTTTGAGTGGACGTTGCTGGGTGGGTTCTATTTGGGTGTTCAAGGACCCATTGAAAGCTCCTAATGAAGGCTTTTGCTCTGCGGGAGTTCAGACTGAAGCAGGAATAGCAGACCTGAAATGGGTTGCTGATAAAGGCATCTTGGTAGCTTCGGATTCAG GTGCCGTGGAACTTTGGGAACTAGATGAGAATGAAACTCTGATCGTGAACAAATTCTGCAAGTACGAGCACGACGACATTGTGACAACAGTGAGTGTCCTTGCCAACAACACACAGGCTGTCAGTGGCAGCAAAGACTTCAG CGTGAAGATCTGGGACATCCCTCAACAAACAGTACTCAACACCTACAGAG CTCATTCCAGTCCAGTGACATGTGTGGCCTCCTGCCCTGGAAAAGACACAGTGTTCCTGTCCTGTGCAGAG gatGGCAGGATTTTACTCTGGGATACCAGATCACCAAAACCAGCAACTAGGATTG CCTGCAGTGCCTTTAGTAACCTCCCTACCTCCCTGGTGTGGCATCCACATCGAACGGACACTTTTGTATTGG GTGACgaaagtgggactgttgtccttgtGGACACAAAGAACACAGACTCTGCCCTAAGCTCACCTGTGCACTCCCGAAGCGTCACTGGATTTGCTTTTTCTGCACATAG CTCACCCCTGTTGGCTTCCATCAGTGAAGACTGCTCAGTAGTTGTTCTTGACTCGAGCTTCTCAGAAGT TTTTAGAAACCGGTCCCATCGAGACTTTGTGAAAGGTTTATCGTGGGCACCATTGAACAAAGTCTCACTGACGACGGTTGGATGGGACCACCAGGTTCTACATCATACAGTCCCGACGCAGAATAACCATCCTCCTGGAAAAAACAACATAACTGCATAG
- the ATP5PB gene encoding ATP synthase F(0) complex subunit B1, mitochondrial, which produces MLSRLAVRALAPAGGLKSLAPALSVGAVQILRPLHTSQQHFAPVPPLPETGGKIRHGIFPEEIFQFLYPKTGVTGPYMLGTGLLLYMLSKEIYVINHETIAGGVMVGILIYIIKKYGADVAAFADKINEDTLAQATAAKNAMMAEHTTAIEEEKKEQWRVEGRHYLFDTKRNNIAIMLETNYRERLFTVYTEVKKRLDYHVAIQHLKRNMEQNHMINWVEQNVRQSITAQQEKESIAKCILDLKALSKSAQATV; this is translated from the exons aTGTTGTCTCGTTTGGCCGTGCGCGCCCTGG CCCCGGCTGGTGGCCTGAAGAGCTTGGCGCCCGCTCTGTCCGTGGG GGCAGTGCAAATATTAAGACCACTTCACACAAGTCAGCAACACTTTGCTCCTGTGCCACCTCTTCCGGAGACAGGAGGAAAAATCCGCCATGGAATATTCCCTGAAGAAATTTTCCAGTTCTTATACCCTAAGACAGGAGTCACAG GTCCCTATATGCTTGGGACTGGGCTTCTGCTCTATATGCTCTCTAAGGAGATTTATGTAATTAACCATGAAACAATTGCTGGAGGTGTTATGGTGGGAATTCTCATCTACATAATTAAGAAGTACGGTGCAGATGTAGCAGCTTTTGCTGACAAAATCAACGAG GATACTTTAGCACAAGCAACAGCTGCGAAAAATGCGATGATGGCTGAGCACACTACAGCtattgaagaagagaagaaagagcagTGGAGGGTTGAGGGTCGTCACTATCTCTTTGATACCAAGCGG AACAATATTGCTATAATGCTTGAGACAAACTACAGAGAGAGGCTGTTTACTGTATACACAGAAGTGAAGAAGCGGCTGGATTATCATGTGGCAATACAGCATCTCAAGCGGAATATGGAACAAAATCATATGATCAACTGGGTTGAGCAAAATGTTAGGCAGAGTATTACAGCCCAACAG GAGAAAGAGAGCATTGCTAAGTGCATCTTGGACCTGAAGGCACTGTCAAAGTCTGCACAGGCAACTGTTTAA